The following proteins are encoded in a genomic region of Nymphalis io chromosome 16, ilAglIoxx1.1, whole genome shotgun sequence:
- the LOC126774476 gene encoding knirps-related protein-like, translated as MNQKCKVCGEPAAGFHFGAFTCEGCKSFFGRSYNNLNSITECKNNGECVINKKNRTACKACRLRKCLMVGMSKSGSRYGRRSNWFKIHCLLQEQQQAAQSQSPPRMPQSPHLAPPFPPHLFPGLARPRSKEELALLGLDDYKRPCSGSPDSHRSGSSPKQDEKSRITQSRPPDRPLTPPRDAFLQLPPLANITLPHFPHSPFLPPPHFNPFPPNHPLLFPPGFHPIYSRHLLDHAALRHAAENNNDVRIDDNNTETSKRFFLDEILKQQRSIQPTPQEDIISEAEFVPTPPAERRTSESPLQENPMDLSVKSDGRSSSARRRSDDSEIITPDNDDPESGSDRVSASEEEDIAYSQIKTIKLHPLDLTTKV; from the coding sequence TCGTTCTTCGGTCGCTCGTACAACAATTTGAACTCAATCACAGAGTGCAAAAACAATGGCGAATGTGTCATCAACAAGAAGAACAGAACGGCGTGCAAAGCGTGTCGACTGCGGAAATGCCTCATGGTTGGCATGTCTAAATCTGGCTCCAGGTACGGAAGACGGTCAAACTGGTTCAAGATCCACTGCCTCTTACAAGAACAGCAACAAGCTGCTCAATCACAATCACCACCTAGGATGCCGCAGTCACCTCACCTCGCACCACCATTTCCTCCCCACCTTTTCCCTGGACTCGCTAGACCTCGTTCTAAAGAAGAACTAGCTTTATTAGGGCTCGATGACTACAAACGGCCTTGCTCCGGATCGCCAGACTCACATCGAAGTGGATCATCCCCTAAGCAAGATGAAAAGTCACGGATTACACAATCTCGCCCACCAGATAGACCGCTGACGCCACCTAGAGATGCTTTTCTCCAACTTCCTCCCTTAGCCAATATTACCTTGCCCCACTTTCCCCATTCGCCATTTTTACCACCACCTCATTTTAACCCGTTTCCACCAAATCATCCACTACTGTTTCCACCTGGCTTCCACCCGATTTATTCAAGACATTTACTTGATCATGCAGCCTTAAGGCATGCGGCAGAGAACAACAACGATGTCAGAATCGATGATAACAACACCGAGACCTCAAAGCGCTTCTTCTTAGATGAAATTCTGAAACAACAAAGATCCATTCAGCCCACACCGCAAGAAGACATTATATCTGAGGCTGAATTTGTACCCACTCCACCCGCCGAAAGGAGAACATCAGAATCTCCCTTACAAGAGAACCCTATGGACTTATCCGTTAAGTCAGATGGAAGATCAAGTTCTGCCAGACGGAGGTCAGATGACAGTGAAATAATCACACCTGACAATGATGATCCAGAGTCCGGAAGTGACCGAGTGTCTGCTAGTGAAGAGGAAGATATAGCTTACTCCCAGATAAAAACGATTAAGCTTCACCCTCTAGATCTGACGACCAAAGTCTGA